In Drosophila subpulchrella strain 33 F10 #4 breed RU33 chromosome 3R, RU_Dsub_v1.1 Primary Assembly, whole genome shotgun sequence, the following are encoded in one genomic region:
- the LOC119551343 gene encoding LOW QUALITY PROTEIN: uncharacterized protein LOC119551343 (The sequence of the model RefSeq protein was modified relative to this genomic sequence to represent the inferred CDS: deleted 2 bases in 1 codon; substituted 2 bases at 2 genomic stop codons), translating into MLRXLDLSLQGLMQPSTTIDXRPGLVVFFFFPPFLAQIFHAHIAILNARPAAVQGRDERKDTPPLFLGYLGYR; encoded by the exons ATGCTAAG ATAGCTTGACTTAAGCCTTCAGGGTCTTATGCAGCCAAGTACAACAATCGATTAGAGACCCGGCCTCGTCGTcttc ttcttttttccCCCCTTTCTCGCTCAAATATTCCATGCACATATTGCAATATTGAATGCTCGGCCTGCGGCGGTACAAGGAAGGGATGAGAGGAAGGACACGCCCCCACTGTTCCTCGGATATCTAGGATatagatga
- the LOC119562952 gene encoding E3 ubiquitin-protein ligase TRIM68 has product MYDSCPVCLGRLRRQVKTPCKHTFCKNCLCKVYRQSPTKACPLCRAPLEYYISKRNNTIKLVFFS; this is encoded by the exons ATGTACGATAGCTGTCCCGTGTGCCTGGGCAGGCTGCGTCGGCAGGTGAAGACCCCGTGCAAGCACACATTCTGCAAGAACTGTCTTTGCAAGGTCTACAGACAGAGTCCCACCAAGGCGTGTCCTCTCTGCCGGGCGCCCTTGGAGTACTATATC AGCAAGCGGAACAATACAATAAAACTAGTATTCTTTTCGTAG